One stretch of Miscanthus floridulus cultivar M001 chromosome 18, ASM1932011v1, whole genome shotgun sequence DNA includes these proteins:
- the LOC136522234 gene encoding hydroxycinnamoyltransferase 2-like: MVCTVHFFCVHFYCRPIHRAKENVSTNCYLRPTYSKSASLTHTIASKSCLCCRRQVSIALPVVQSIPVQGPRRHALFLLGEMAVRHLHLEIASRTLVRASHPPPGFPSVLTVSNLDLVLGPFPIFLVSIYAAPAAGLDAVLATVRATLPSYLSRLFPFAGRVVLDPETKIPEVACNNAGAELVVADAAVPLAAVDFSEVDQSLGLIQIPFDGTLALSVQLVRFACGGFAQTLATSHLLADGRAFTFLLTALAEMIRDGGLSREPLLDRSLFKPRSPPRYSASLDAEFARFTPETMINPLLTATIRRRLYRIDAADLAALQAAASSPGRGGRRASRFVALCAHVWKLLARAVGDANPSCRMAWIVDGRKQVEPWDGALDRYIGNVVTYTTRETSVAELLRAPLPEVAATVRAAIAGVMTAARFQDLADWMEERKAAFRDGGKWTEAVNLGLGSPALIISGLLPFAIDGDLGFGKPSLVMPWVRHGRLGSASVTVVPSPNGDGSWFFGATRMWPRLMEVVESDPLLKPAANLGMATPTAAASRL, encoded by the coding sequence ATGGTGTGTACAGTACATTTTTTTTGTGTACACTTTTATTGTCGGCCCATTCATAGAGCAAAAGAAAATGTATCCACCAATTGCTATTTGCGTCCGACCTATAGCAAAAGTGCATCACTCACACACACCATAGCTTCGAAGAGTTGCCTGTGTTGTCGGCGCCAGGTCAGCATCGCACTTCCGGTAGTCCAATCCATCCCCGTCCAAGGTCCCCGACGCCACGCCCTCTTCCTGCTCGGCGAAATGGCGGTCAGGCACCTCCACCTCGAGATCGCCTCCCGGACGCTGGTCCGTGCCTCGCACCCGCCGCCGGGCTTCCCCTCCGTCCTCACCGTCTCCAACCTCGACCTCGTCCTCGGGCCGTTCCCCATCTTCCTCGTCTCAATCtacgccgcccccgccgccggccTCGACGCGGTCCTCGCCACCGTGCGCGCCACCTTGCCGTCCTACCTCTCCCGCCTCTTCCCCTTCGCCGGCCGCGTCGTTCTCGACCCGGAGACCAAGATCCCCGAGGTCGCTTGCAACAACGCCGGCGCCGAGCTCGTCGTCGCCGACGCCGCGGTGCCGCTCGCGGCCGTTGACTTCTCGGAGGTCGACCAGTCGCTGGGGCTCATCCAGATACCCTTCGACGGGACCCTCGCCTTGTCAGTGCAGCTGGTCCGGTTCGCGTGCGGCGGGTTCGCCCAGACGCTGGCCACGAGCCACCTCCTTGCGGACGGCCGGGCGTTCACCTTCCTGCTGACAGCGCTCGCCGAGATGATCCGCGACGGCGGCCTCTCCCGCGAGCCCCTGCTCGACCGGTCCCTGTTCAAGCCGCGGTCGCCGCCGCGGTACAGCGCGTCGCTGGACGCCGAGTTCGCCCGGTTCACGCCGGAGACCATGATCAATCCCCTCCTAACCGCGACCATCCGGCGGCGGCTGTACCGCATCGACGCGGCCGACCTCGCGGCGCTGCAGGCCGCGGCGTCGTCTCCCGGCCGCGGGGGCCGCCGCGCGTCGCGGTTCGTGGCGCTGTGCGCGCACGTGTGGAAGCTCCTCGCGCGCGCCGTCGGCGACGCCAACCCCAGCTGCCGGATGGCGTGGATCGTCGACGGGCGGAAGCAGGTGGAGCCGTGGGACGGCGCGCTGGACCGCTACATCGGGAACGTGGTGACGTACACGACCCGCGAGACGAGCGTGGCGGAGCTGCTGCGCGCGCCGCTCCCCGAGGTGGCGGCCACGGTGCGCGCGGCCATCGCGGGGGTCATGACCGCGGCGCGGTTCCAGGATCTGGCGGACTGGATGGAGGAGCGGAAGGCGGCGTTCAGGGACGGCGGCAAGTGGACGGAGGCGGTGAACCTGGGGCTCGGGAGCCCCGCGCTCATCATCTCCGGGCTGCTCCCGTTCGCCATCGACGGGGACCTCGGGTTCGGGAAGCCCAGCCTCGTGATGCCGTGGGTGCGCCACGGCCGGCTGGGGTCCGCGTCCGTGACGGTGGTGCCCAGCCCCAACGGCGACGGGTCGTGGTTCTTCGGCGCCACCAGGATGTGGCCACGGCTCATGGAGGTGGTCGAATCCGACCCTTTGCTGAAGCCGGCAGCGAACCTGGGGATGGCGACGCCGACGGCGGCGGCATCCCGTCTGTGA